In Papaver somniferum cultivar HN1 chromosome 1, ASM357369v1, whole genome shotgun sequence, a genomic segment contains:
- the LOC113305799 gene encoding formimidoyltransferase-cyclodeaminase-like: MFVDLESREMLKLMLGCCKVYISESRNRAALESIEKATKLYQGVAIVNKFEDEAYNRVGYTIVSKFTPNAVEESGAFRKAVVAMVRAAFDSIDLELHCGTHPRLGVVDHICFHPLAQTSLDETARLAKSVATDIGSSLQVPTFLYGAAHQEGRKLDLIRRQLGYFKPNLEGNQWAGALESDSLPLKPDEGPNKATPTKGVVVVGATQWVDNYNVPIFTNNIAAVRRISRRVSGRGGGLPSVQAMALAHGEDIIEVACNLLEPSKFTADQVQHEVERLAVEEGMTAGKGYYTDFSQEKIIESYLKLNSIV; this comes from the exons ATG TTCGTGGATTTGGAATCAAGAGAAATGTTGAAGTTGATGCTTGGTTGTTGCAAAGTTTACATATCTGAAAGTCGTAATAGGGCAGCACTAGAGTCAATTGAGAAAGCTACCAAACTATACCAAGGGGTGGCTATTGTTAACAAGTTTGAAGATGAAGCTTATAATCGGGTTGGATACACCATTGTTTCTAAGTTTACTCCAAATGCGGTCGAGGAATCTGGGGCCTTTAGAAAAGCTGTGGTGGCAATGGTTAGAGCTGCTTTTGATTCTATAGACCTTGAATTACATTGTGGGACTCATCCTCGGCTGGGGGTTGTGGACCATATTTGCTTCCACCCTTTAGCGCAGACTTCTCTGGATGAAACAGCTAGGCTTGCAAAATCGGTGGCAACTGACATTGGCTCCAGTCTTCAAG TTCCCACCTTTCTGTATGGAGCAGCTCATCAAGAGGGAAGAAAGCTTGATTTAATCAGGAGACAACTGGGTTATTTCAAGCCCAATTTGGAAGGAAATCAGTGGGCAGGAGCTCTTGAGTCAGACTCTTTGCCTTTGAAACCGGATGAAGGTCCAAATAAAGCAACGCCAACTAAAGGGGTTGTAGTAGTCGGAGCAACTCAGTGGGTTGATAACTATAACGTGCCCATCTTCACTAATAACATAGCTGCCGTTCGTAGAATTTCAAGACGGGTGAGTGGGCGAGGAGGAGGGCTTCCGTCTGTTCAAGCAATGGCACTTGCTCATGGTGAGGACATTATTGAGGTGGCGTGCAATTTGTTGGAGCCAAGTAAATTCACTGCTGATCAGGTTCAACATGAAGTCGAGCGACTTGCTGTTGAAGAAGGGATGACTGCAGGGAAGGGTTATTACACAGATTTTTCTCAGGAGAAGATCATTGAAAGTTACTTGAAACTAAATTCGATTGTGTGA